The Coccidioides posadasii str. Silveira chromosome 3, complete sequence genome contains a region encoding:
- a CDS encoding uncharacterized protein (EggNog:ENOG410PG47~COG:Q~BUSCO:10793at33183), with the protein MTAVAKRRLQALSQQLVEGIPDAGTFENIPRIREVAPDSVGPRCKGKVVIVTGTNSPIGIGRASAHQFARNGAKAVFICDFSSTYLDVHKRELESLYPNVDIHARQFDAGNEEQVKAVVDEAMQRYGRLDIMFANAGIVGQPKIFTEITGDDFMKTMETNAKGPFLATKYAALAMQTTSASKPYPSGSIILTASVAGLRSNAGSTDYSASKAAVVSLAQTCAFQLAGTGIRVNALCPGVVETGMTKGMYDMARARGTEKKIGQLNPLRRGAVADEIARAALFLGSDESSYVNGQAWAVCGGLSAGHPFVPGKLA; encoded by the exons ATGACTGCCGTTGCGAAAAGGAGGCTACAGGCCTTGAGCCAGCAGCTCGTCGAGGGCATACCCGACGCCGGCACCTTCGAAAATATTCCTCGCATCAGGGAGGTTGCCCCCGATTCCGTGGGACC TCGCTGCAAAGGCAAAGTCGTCATCGTCACCGGGACCAACTCGCCCATCGGCATTGGCCGCGCCTCTGCCCACCAGTTTGCCCGTAATGGCGCCAAAGCGGTCTTCATATGTGACTTCTCCTCCACCTATCTCGACGTGCACAAGCGGGAGCTCGAGTCCCTCTATCCAAACGTCGACATCCACGCTCGCCAATTCGACGCAGGAAATGAAGAGCAGGTTAAAGCCGTCGTCGACGAGGCCATGCAGAGATACGGTCGGCTGGATATCATGTTCGCCAACGCAGGCATCGTCGGCCAGCCCAAGATCTTCACCGAAATCACCGGAGATGATTTCATGAAGACAATGGAAACAAATGCCAAGGG CCCCTTCCTCGCAACCAAATACGCCGCTCTCGCAATGCAGACCACCTCTGCCTCCAAACCCTACCCGTCAGGTAGCATCATCCTCACCGCCTCCGTCGCCGGTCTTCGCTCCAACGCCGGCTCAACAGACTACTCCGCATCCAAAGCCGCCGTTGTCTCGCTCGCACAAACCTGCGCCTTCCAGCTCGCCGGTACTGGAATCCGTGTAAACGCCCTCTGCCCAGGCGTGGTTGAGACAGGTATGACGAAAGGCATGTACGACATGGCGCGGGCAAGGGGTACGGAGAAGAAGATCGGCCAATTGAACCCTCTGCGGAGAGGTGCTGTTGCGGATGAAATTGCAAGAGCGGCGTTGTTTTTAGGCAGTGATGAGAGCAGCTATGTGAACGGACAGGCCTGGGCA
- a CDS encoding uncharacterized protein (EggNog:ENOG410PGQR~COG:U~BUSCO:1333at33183), with product MAEPIVRPANSQKRSSSQTSTSSRRSQKAKTLRGKPPQRLSTCSSTQSTDLTSFPSLSPDRSPAGFYGEPAINHALSQALLLEDDTRTQGAERGRKATLAGLTTSLPQVAGRAALFSDSVPFQDVPGSLHLAGDDHIERLIARTGAIKLVRQFARDLALRDAEISALRLRADERERELKKMLREMEVSNQDIERRLYVLENPADGQEADRGSDQKTSSTEQRNHTVTIDHMMNQAMLDDVGGLILDATAYDKGKDDLQATIRPNRVDGDTRSGNSSLRSVKKPVVATRGWQDYIWGSRAPSRKTSGASSVISETGERDDEPAIRVPQSRVPSGPGRRKALDSDLFLPPEADSTPTILTEPDNLKPGDGDDSSIRSKRSARSVTSWTVKLFAGNHQASKDGGTVRSRARSDTPDSLHRSSSPAMPPKAAGSAVAALKRINGGTGVQSLSGRSSAASSIRGSNKSAITTTTSASRRNTVQTVAPEQRSAKGDSTHLGPVEMDAILPMESRPPTLTHIYNDYNPGELLTDRFGFIYDQRRNRRQKEASSECIKQVNNKDVSGSQKGNQKGSEDAEGESTAANEWQDYLKVATKPTELLSHTPAAGPIIVVEPTKPRSSSVTIGKDGSLSVVHSSPQLSTLTSTVVETYGEFAGTPTESQALEPATSEQEPVRLLLQRLTDLHDSSQRERTVKWNEFMRKVRAERRKEGEAAAASAAQDRSNISLDMPEVAIADGEVVGIAGLGNKGKVGRAKWREFRTLVLGGIPVAYRAKIWAECSGASAMRVPGYYEDLVKGSSNHDADPSIIAQIDMDINRTLTDNVFFRKGPGVAKLKEVLLAYSRRNPEVGYCQGMNLIAGSLLLIMPTAEDAFWVLTSIIEKIFPPHYYDHGLVASRADQQVLRQYVAEILPKLSLHLDDLGIELEALTFQWFLSVFTDCLSAEALYRVWDVVLCLSAPAMYIPPTAPQPQKLSTADSSNGNALSAPGTLTNPTPTSTAPSVSENEVSNNTGGGSTFLFQVALALLKLNEQQLLSTCSTPAAIYTYINHQMTNHAISIDGLIEASDALRNVVRREDVLARRAAAMKAMIAAKPSPGSNSQRSVDYDDSTKVSDCGNV from the coding sequence ATGGCCGAGCCAATCGTCCGCCCTGCTAACAGCCAAAAGCGATCATCTTCACAGACCTCTACATCGTCTCGGAGGAGCCAGAAAGCGAAAACTCTTCGGGGAAAACCACCGCAACGACTTTCGACATGTTCCTCTACCCAGTCGACAGACCTTACCTCTTTCCCTTCCTTATCTCCAGATAGATCACCGGCGGGTTTCTACGGCGAGCCTGCAATAAATCACGCCCTGAGCCAGGCGTTATTGCTAGAGGATGATACACGGACCCAAGGAGCAGAGCGTGGACGCAAAGCTACCCTTGCTGGCCTCACAACGAGCCTGCCTCAGGTTGCCGGTCGGGCTGCCTTGTTCAGCGACTCTGTCCCGTTTCAAGACGTGCCGGGCTCGCTCCACCTTGCCGGTGACGACCATATTGAACGGCTCATTGCTCGTACAGGTGCCATAAAACTGGTGAGACAGTTTGCGAGGGATCTCGCCCTGCGGGATGCTGAAATATCGGCACTGCGGCTCCGTGCCGACGAAAGGGAGCGTGAACTGAAAAAGATGCTTCGTGAAATGGAAGTTTCGAATCAAGATATTGAACGTCGCCTCTATGTGCTTGAGAACCCGGCGGACGGACAGGAAGCTGACCGTGGGTCTGATCAAAAAACCTCGTCGACTGAGCAGCGGAATCATACCGTCACTATCGACCACATGATGAACCAAGCTATGCTCGATGATGTTGGTGGCCTGATTCTTGATGCTACAGCATATGATAAGGGAAAGGACGATTTACAGGCGACTATCCGTCCCAACCGCGTTGACGGCGATACACGATCTGGCAATTCGAGCCTACGATCTGTCAAGAAGCCAGTCGTTGCCACGCGTGGATGGCAGGACTACATTTGGGGAAGTAGGGCTCCTAGCCGCAAGACTAGTGGAGCAAGTAGCGTGATTAGTGAAACTGGGGAGAGAGACGATGAACCGGCGATTCGCGTGCCACAATCCCGTGTGCCTAGCGGTCCGGGTCGTCGTAAGGCTTTGGATTCGGATTTGTTTCTGCCGCCTGAGGCTGACTCCACGCCCACTATACTTACGGAACCAGATAACTTGAAGCCGGGTGATGGTGACGATAGCAGCATCCGTTCAAAGCGGTCAGCAAGGTCCGTAACTTCTTGGACTGTGAAGCTGTTCGCAGGAAACCACCAAGCGAGCAAGGATGGCGGGACAGTTCGTAGTCGAGCAAGATCTGATACTCCAGACTCTTTGCACCGGAGCTCATCACCCGCAATGCCGCCAAAGGCAGCTGGTTCTGCTGTGGCGGCTTTAAAACGTATAAACGGCGGTACCGGTGTCCAGTCACTGTCCGGAAGGTCCTCTGCGGCGTCCAGCATTCGTGGCTCGAACAAAAGTGCTATTACTACTACTACTTCAGCTTCACGACGAAATACTGTTCAAACGGTCGCTCCAGAACAGAGAAGTGCAAAGGGCGATTCGACACATCTTGGCCCAGTTGAAATGGACGCCATCCTTCCGATGGAGTCTCGCCCCCCAACACTCACTCATATCTACAACGATTACAATCCGGGGGAACTGCTCACCGATCGTTTTGGGTTTATCTATGACCAACGAAGGAATAGACGACAAAAGGAGGCTAGCAGCGAATGTATAAAGCAGGTTAATAATAAAGACGTCAGTGGCTCTCAAAAAGGGAACCAGAAAGGCTCGGAAGATGCTGAAGGTGAGAGTACAGCTGCCAATGAATGGCAGGATTATCTCAAGGTTGCCACGAAACCAACTGAACTCCTCTCTCACACCCCCGCCGCTGGTCCGATTATTGTAGTAGAACCTACAAAACCTCGCTCTTCGTCAGTCACCATTGGAAAAGATGGATCTCTCTCGGTGGTTCACTCAAGCCCTCAACTTTCTACCCTTACATCAACGGTTGTAGAAACATATGGTGAATTCGCAGGAACGCCCACTGAATCTCAGGCTTTAGAACCAGCAACATCAGAGCAAGAGCCGGTGAGACTGCTGCTCCAGCGTTTGACAGATCTTCACGATTCTTCTCAGCGAGAACGGACCGTCAAATGGAATGAGTTCATGCGCAAAGTTCGTGCCGAGCGACGGAAAGAAGGTGAAGCTGCGGCTGCTTCGGCAGCCCAAGACCGCTCCAATATTTCTCTTGACATGCCCGAAGTTGCCATTGCGGATGGAGAGGTAGTTGGCATAGCGGGTTTGGGAAATAAAGGCAAGGTCGGTCGCGCAAAGTGGCGGGAATTCAGAACGCTTGTCCTTGGGGGTATTCCAGTCGCATATCGTGCCAAAATTTGGGCCGAATGTAGTGGAGCCTCTGCAATGCGAGTTCCGGGATATTACGAAGATCTTGTCAAAGGAAGCTCAAACCACGATGCAGACCCGAGCATCATTGCACAAATTGACATGGACATCAATCGGACCTTGACAGACAATGTATTTTTCCGAAAGGGCCCAGGTGTTGCGAAGTTGAAGGAGGTTCTCCTTGCATACTCGCGACGCAATCCGGAAGTGGGATATTGCCAGGGGATGAACTTAATTGCTGGCTCTTTGCTGTTGATTATGCCTACTGCGGAAGATGCGTTTTGGGTTCTGACTTCTATTATTGAGAAGATATTCCCTCCCCATTACTATGACCACGGTTTGGTTGCCTCCCGCGCAGACCAGCAGGTGCTTCGACAATATGTGGCCGAAATTCTACCTAAATTATCCTTGCACTTGGATGATCTGGGCATAGAACTTGAGGCTCTGACGTTTCAATGGTTCCTTTCTGTTTTCACGGACTGCTTGTCTGCCGAAGCATTGTATCGTGTTTGGGACGTGGTGCTGTGCCTTAGTGCCCCAGCGatgtatattcctcccaCTGCACCACAGCCTCAGAAACTCTCTACCGCGGATTCCAGCAACGGCAATGCCTTATCCGCGCCCGGTACACTTACCAATCCGACACCCACCTCAACGGCACCGTCTGTCTCCGAAAACGAAGTGTCCAACAACACCGGTGGTGGTAGCACATTCTTATTTCAAGTCGCATTGGCTCTGCTCAAGCTCAATGAGCAGCAGTTACTCAGTACCTGTTCCACTCCCGCTGCAATCTATACGTACATCAATCACCAGATGACAAATCACGCGATTAGCATCGACGGCCTTATTGAGGCCAGCGATGCTCTACGGAATGTCGTCAGGAGGGAAGACGTACTTGCACGACGAGCTGCTGCCATGAAAGCCATGATTGCAGCCAAGCCATCGCCAGGGTCAAATAGTCAACGCTCCGTTGACTACGATGACTCGACAAAGGTATCAGACTGTGGAAATGTTTAG